ACAGCCGCTTCAACGGCGCGCACGGATTTTTCGCGACCGACGAAAAGGGGTAACAGCATATCGGTAAAAATCACCACATCGCGCACCGGCAGCAGCGGCAGCGTGGTTGGCATCTGGAGGTCTCCGGCGTCCTCTTCTATAACACTTATTAAATCATCCTTGTCCGTCTCAGCCATCTAAGTTCCTATCTCCATCCACAACTTTTTATCTTGGGCCATCCAACCCGATGGACCGGTTTTAGTAAAAATTCCGGCTGGATGCCGGAATTGTTACGCAACGCAATATTTTTAAATAAACTCAATAACATATTATAAAGCAAAAGTCCATTTTGACAATATCTATCTTGATGAACTCGTAAAAAGTCGTTTTCGGAAGGCGTCGTCTATCTTGATTTTTTCACTAAAGGTCCGTATCAATACAGCCGATTTCGACACTATCGGCCACAGAGAACCCGCTTTGACTGCTCATTGCGCCCCGTCGATCAGAATCCACAAGATTCGGGGCGATGGCTCCGGACGTGATCCTGCGTGCTGAAATACGTTGCGGAAGTGTTCAGCGACTTCTCGCCGGCAATCGACGAAGGAATGGGTGTGACCCCTCTGCTGCTCCATTTATACGCATTTGTCATAGGGCTCTGTATCGGCAGTTTCTTGAATGTCTGCATCTATCGGATTCCTGCCGAACTTTCCATCGTTCGTCCGGCATCGGCATGCCCGGGGTGCGGGATGCCTATCCGATGGTATGACAACATTCCTGTGATCAGTTATCTGTTGCTGCGCGGCCGGTGTCGGACATGCAACAATTCGATTTCCCCGCGCTATCCCATGGTGGAACTGCTCTGTGGTCTGTTTGCTCTGGCCGTTACGTTGCGATTTGGCTGGCATCTGCAAAGTCTCATCTACTTCCTCTTTATTGCCGCCTTGCTGGTCATAACTTTTATTGATATCGACCACCGTATCATACCGGATGTCATTTCCCTGCCCGGCATCCCGATCGGTTTTGCCGCCAGCTTTCTTTTGCCGCAGGTGACATGGCAGGCGTCGCTGCTGGGAATTATCATCGGCGGCGGTTGCCTCTATGCCGTCGCATGGGGTTATCGACTGGTCACCGGCAAGGATGGCATGGGCGGGGGTGACATTAAACTATTGGCCATGATCGGGGCGTTTATCGGATGGCAAGGCGTGCTTTTTACCATTATGGCCTCTTCGTTCGCCGGAACGGTGGTGGGTTTGATCATGATGATACAACAGCGAAAAGGGATGAAACTCGCCGTACCTTTCGGTCCGTTCCTGGCGGTCGGTGCGATTTTATACCTTTTTTGGGGACCCCGGTTAATCCAATGGTACTTGGGGCTATTGTAGCAACTGCCTGACCAAACCCCATCGACCAAACAGCTTCGACCAAATACCTTCGATTAGATCGAGCGACACATGCGCATCGCCATTTTATCTGATATCCACGGCAACTACGACGCCCTGCAAAAGGTCCTCGCAGATGCGACACTTGCGCATGTCGACAGCCTGATTTGCCTTGGCGACTGCATCGGTTACGGACCGGAACCAGAAGCGGTCATCCAGGAGGTCCGTAGACTGGAAATCCCATCCATTCTGGGCAATCATGAGATGGCGGCACTCGATCCATCGCACCTGGATTGGTTCAATCCTTTGGCACGACGCTCCCTGGAACAGACCATTCGCATGCTCAGCGAGGATTCACTGAATTATATTCGTCAGTTGCCCTTTTACCGGATTGTCTCGCAGGCGCGATTTGTCCATGGCTATCCGCCCGACTCGGCCCAAACCTACATTTTCCAGAAATCTGCCCCCGAACTGAGAAAGACATTCGAAACCATGGCGGAGCGTCTCTGCTTCGTCGGACACACCCACACCCTTGAGATCATTCGCTACGATGGCCGCCAAGTCGACCGTACCCTTCTGGGCCAGGGAAAAACAAATATGGCGGACGACCTCAGCTACATCATAAATGTCGGCAGTGTCGGTCAGCCCCGGGATGGCACCCATCATGCCAAATACGTCATCTGGGATCTCTCCGAAAAAAGTATTGAAGTGCGATTCGTTGCGTACGATATCGCCAGCACCGTGGCCAAGATCAAGGCTGCTGGGCTTCCCGAGAGCCACGCCAATCGGTTGTGGAAATGAAACGTATTGGAAGATACATTATCCGCGGACTGATCGGCCGTGGCGGCATGGCCAAAATTTTCAAGGTCGAACTTCCGGGCATCGGAAAAATCAGCGCCCTGAAATACTTCGATCCTGATCCCCTGACCGAGAAACTATTGGGCGAAAACAGACTCCGCGACCTTTTTGTTACCGAAGCCCGTACCATGGCCGGACTAAATCACCCGAATATCGTTGCCATCCAGGATTTCGATGAACATGAAGAGAAGCCTTTTTATGTCATGGAATTCTTCGCCAACAATCTGGGCACCATGATCGGCGAGTCGTATCGCACCGAAAAGCCTTCACGGCGCATTGCCGTCCACAAAGCCCTGGAGTATACACGTCAGACGCTCAACGGCTTGGCCTGTATGCACGATGCCGGCATCTACCACCGGGACATCAAACCGTTCAACCTGCTCGTTACAGCCTGGGACACCATCCGAATTTGCGATTTCGGCTTGTCCAAATTACGAGGCGAAAGCTTTGACGGACCTGCCAACCTGAACGTGGGTTCTCCCTACTATGCCGCCCCCGAGCAGGAAAAAAATCCTGATGCCGCGGATCAAAGGGCCGATCTATACGCCGTCGGCATGATGTTTTACCGCATGCTCACCGGGGTGCTGCCCCTGCATGCGCCGGGTCATAAAAGTTACCGCCCCCCCAGCAGGCTGAACAGCGACCTGGACAACCACTGGGACCATTTTATCGACCGGTCGATATCCGTAGACCCCGGTGACCGGTTCCCGGACAGCCCATCCATGCTGCAGGCATTGGATAAGCTGGCGCGCCATTGGCAAGATCAAATGGAAATAGCGTGCCGCCTGCCTTCCCCTGATCCGCCTCCGCCATCCGACGCGGTGGACAAGGTCCGATTACCCCTTCGGCACGCACCGCTCAAGGTTTACCCGCGCCAAGCAGGCCGGGTCTTCGGACTCGACCGTCTCTGGCGTCCCAAAACATACTTACGCCCCGATTATAATATGAAGCCTGACGGTCAAATCGTCGAAGATCGTTCGACGGGTCTGATCTGGCAGCGCTCGGGAAGCAAGACTTGTCTGGGATGGCAACAGGCCGCCGGCTACGTCGACCATTTGAACCGGGAAGCATTCGGCGGACGTCGCGATTGGCGGTTGCCGACGGTCGACGAACTGATCTCCCTTTTGCGTCCACCCCAAGAGACCCAACAACTGTGCATTGCTCCCCTGTTCGACACCCACCAACGCTGGATCTGGAGTTCGGACCGGCGCTCCTTTATCGCCGCCTACTATGTGGATATCGAACTGGGTTTCGTCGGTTGGCAGGATTTCAGCGCCCCTTTCTATGTCCGGGCGGTTTGCTCGGTCGAATAAAGACAAGGCGCGATTCCAGGTATCGGTCGTTGTTACCAACCCAGCCAGAAAAATGGCCGTCGAAAAAAGACGTGCCCCCATAACCGTGTGAAGGCGATGCGGACCCTCCTAATGGGCCGATGCGCCGTTGACACCGGGGTGCAAAAAGTGATGATGCACTGTTCGGGTTTCTGATCGGCAGGAAAAAGGCATGGCCCCACGCCGTCGATCAGGAAAGGGCAATCCGCTGAATAAAGGCCCACACGCTCTGCGCATTCAATGAGGTCGGGGAAAAGGTCTCGATTCAAAGCGAGGATAAAAAGACAGTCCAGCCGACTGATGATGCTGTCGATGTGTATGTTTTTACAGCATTTCCCCTGGCACTGGGCACCGCAGTACGCAAACGCCGCCTCCAATGCCTGGTTCAGTTGACTCTGGGCCGCCTGAATATCGCGACAGCATCCGACGAGCGCGTGACGCTCGGATTCCGTCAATTGTTCGAGAAAGTGATGTGCGGAGCGGATGTGGCGTGCAAGCCCCATGATGAAGACATCCGTTACTGGGGGTTTACTCGATCCAGGGATGCCCGGCACCCCCCATTTGATTCCATAGCCATCCGCTCCCGATCGCCGGATGCGGGATGGACTAATATTACACGGTCTGATGATCAGGCAGGAATTCTAAATGAATTCTATTCATTGGATCTGGCGTGGGTGGAACAGGTGGCCGATGCCACACGCCAAGCGGTCAAGTGCCGCTAAGAATGCACGGCGGGCGGCCCAGAAACTCGCTGCGCTCAAACAGTCTGGGCCGCTTGTCCGCCGTTCGCATTCGAGCGGCACTAAGACCGCAGGCGTACGTGGCCCTGGCCACCTGCTCCACCCACGCCTGCCATCTCCTTTGCAATGCGAATTTTATTATCAAACTCCTTTTGTAATGCATGCCCTTCAGGGTGAGTCACATTCGGTTGGAGCCGCTGATGATCAGGCGATACCGACAAAATCAAAATTCATCTTGGCCTGGAATTTTTCGATGCGTTTAAAGATCTCTTTGAGCATGGTCTGCTCGATGCGCGTCAGGCGCTTGGGGTTGATGAAATTGTCCGGCGGCACCTTCTGGTCGATCACGGCCGTCACCTGACGCCCGAAGCGCAATTGCATCAGGAAGCTGTAAGCTTTTTGAAGCTCCTCGTACTCCTCTTGGGTCAACACCTCCTGCCGATGGAGCTGCTGTAAACGTTCCAGGGTGCTGGTGGCCTCGATGCCGTGCTTGAGTGCATAGATCCGGGCAAAATCCACGACGGGCATCATGGCGCTCTTGATGTCGAAGGCATTGCGATGTTCGCCCTTGGACTCGACCACAAATCCGCCGAAAAAGCCCAGGGGGGGTTTGAAGTGCAGGGCGTTTTCGGTCATGTATCGCAAGAATCCGGACCATCGCCCGATGGCGTCATGCAAGTGCCGGCGGAGCTCATCGATGAGCTGCCGGTCACCATAGCCATAACTGAAGTCGAAAAAAATACTGGCCTGAAGCAGGTCTTCGGCCTGTGCGGCGTGAATCCATTTTAAAAAATAGGCCTTCCATTGGGCCAGCGGCTGGCACCATTGGGGATTCTGAGCCATGACATCCCCCTTGCAAAGCGAATAGCCCGCGCTGTCCAGCATCTGGCAGACCTTTTTGCCCAACGTCAAAAAGTAGGGCCGCACTTCGGCGATGCGTTCGTCATCGCCATCCTCGAAGACGATGGCGTTGTCCTGATCGGTCTTCAGCGTCTGTTCGCCCCGTCCCTCACTGCCCATGACCATGAAGGCGAATGCACAAGGCGGCGGCCCCATCTCCTGCAGCACGAACCCCAGAATCTTTTTCAGAATCGTATCGGAAACCGTGGAAATCAATCGGTTCACATGGCGAGCTTCGGCGCCGCTGCTGATCAGGTTCTTGACCAGATCGGGCAATCGCCGCTGCTGCTTGATAATCTCCTCCAAATTCTCGGCCCTGGAGATATTGCGCAGCAAAAAGAGCGGAGACTGCCCCTGGGACAACACCAGCTCGCGATGGGACAGGATTCCGACCAGGCGAGATTCCGCGTTGGTGACCGCCAGGTGTTTGATGTCGGACTGCATCATGCTCATCAGGGCTTCGAACACCATGGCCTGGTCGGAGATCGTGCGCAAGGGGGTGGACATGACTTCAACTGCTTTGCGCTGGATATCGTAACCGCTGGCGATCACCTTGAAGGCAAGGTCGCTGTCCGTGATAATGCCGGCCGCATGACGCTTGGATTCCGGGATGATGATATAGGTGCTCTTTTCCAAACGCATGCGCTGGGCCGCTTCCTTGATCGTCATATCCGGTGTTCCGAAGACCGGCGCGGCATTGTATAGTTGGCCGACAGCCTGTTGAAACAGTTGCAGGTCCTCATCCGGTGGCGCCGTAGAACGGGCGATGATAGCTGAATATGATTTGTCCAGCATGCGTTTACCGAAGGTATCGGTGAAAAACTCGCTGAACTCCGGAAACTCGGCACACAGCTTCATAAAAATGGATTTGGGCAACAGATAGAAATAGCTGTCTTCGATCACCTCCAGCGTCCGCACGGACATGCCGTCATTGACCAGCATGGAGATGCCGCCATAGATATCGCCTTCCGAAAGGATTTCATGGATCGTCTTTTTGCCGTCGCGCTCGTAGTACCTTTCCGCACTTCCCCGCTGCAGGATGTAAAGATATCCCAAACGGGTCGTCCCCTGACTGAAAAGAACCGTCCCTTTGGCCTGAAAGACCAACGACAAATGAGGCACGACCCGATCCAACTCCTCGTCCGGCAAAAACGAAAAAGGAGCGACCTCGGACAGAAAATATTTGGCCTGCCCCGATGCGATCAGGGCATCCAGGGAGGGATCGAAAATGTGCTTGCTGAAATTTTCGACGAAATAGTCGTAAAAAGGCTTATATCGCGCGGATAAATCGAGGAATATCTCTTTGGGAATCAGGTAGGATTCTGTGTCCTGATCTACGCGTACGGTTCGCAAAGAGACCCCGCCGTTCATCAGCAGGGTAATGCCCCCGAATACCTCACCACTTTTGATATAACCGACCAGTTGGGTATCGCCGGCCTGCTCCTTGTGAAGCGAAATTTGGCCCTGTTTGATCAAATAGATGTGCTGGATCGGCGTCTTGCCTTGTTCGGCAAGCAACATACCGGCACTGAGCGTTTTGGGAATGGCATTTTCTGCAAGGCGATCTTGTTCGGCAGGCGGCAGCATGCCGAAGTGGGGCAACGTTTGCACGTATTCTTTTATCTCTTGATGCACCGCCGACCTCCAGTCGAAGGATAAGCGCTTCAAGCAGACACCACCCTAACATACCCTCTGAATTTTGACCACCATGATACGTTTCATGCACCCCACACGGGCCGGCCAGGCGGTCTGCGCCACACGCAGCATCTGGAAATATCTGCGTGTCGTGATCCTGAAAAGCGGGTCGATGCGCATCATGCCGGGTTGATGGAATATTTTTCAATCATACCCTGGGCAATGCGTTCATAAGCCTGGGTCACCGGGGAATCGGGAAACGCTTCCTGAAAACCTTTTCCAGTGTCACCGCACGAAACCATCTGAGGTTCAAAAGGGATGCGTCCCAAGAAGGGGATCCCCATCTCCGAAGCGGTACGTTCACCTCCGCCGCTGCCGAACAGATCCAGGACACAGTCGCAATGGGGACAATGGAAACCGCTCATATTTTCGATCAGCCCATAAATATCCATCTTCACGGTCCTGCAGAAATTGATCGATTTTCGAACGTCGGCCAATGCCACCTCCTGTGGTGTCGTTACGATGATCGCACGGGCATCTCGAATCGATTGCGCCACAGTGAGAGGTTCGTCACCGGTTCCCGGAGGGGCATCGACCACCAAAAAGTCCAGGTCCCCCCAGGCCACCTGACCGATGAATTGCTGTATCACGGAGTGTTTTACCGGCCCACGCCAGATGATGGCGTCGTCTTTGCGCTCCACCAGAGATTCAATGGAAACGGCGCTGAGGCGGTCGCTATAGCGCATCGGAATGATTTTGTTGGTGTCGCCGACCTCTAAAATACCATCGAATCCCAACATACGGGGCACGTCCGGACCATGCAAATCGACATCGATCAACCCTACCTTCGCGCCTTTTCGGGCCAATGCAATGGCCAGATTCACAGCCGTGCTGGTTTTGCCGACCCCCCCCTTTCCACTCATCACGATGAATTTGTACTTGATACGGCCGAGGGATTCACCCACTGCCATTTCCAAGGCATCTTTAGGATTGCTCTTTTTACGAGCGGTATCCATGCTTTCATGAATCTGTGTCATTTTCCATGCTCCTTATTCCGATCCGATGCGCAACGCAGGGATGCAAGTGACAGATCGGGAGTCTTTCGGTCGATCGTTTGCAGAGGACTCCAAATAGAACCTGAACCGATTCAACCTATTGATTTCCATAAAGCTTGTCAATGAGAATGGACGGGGATCGGCGATTCTGACTGAATGCCATTCATAAGACCCGGCGTGGATAGAGTTGTTGGCAGGTCACGATCCGGACCGAAGGCGCGCCGTCGACTCAAGGGGATTGCATGGTGTCTTGGCATGACGCCAAAACGCCGGTAGCCCCGCTGACCACCGGCGCGTCGCTTGCATGGCCAAAGGACCCTATGCATTGTTAAAAGTTGATGCCGACTTCGGCAAATGGGCCCTGGAGGGTGAATTCCGCATCCAGGTCGTCTTCGTCCACATCGATCTTGTCATAACGATAACCGGCCGCCACGAAAGCCGGCCCGAACATGTTGAATCGTAATCGCCCAATGACGCTGTACATGGAGCTGTCGCTGATGGAAATACCGCGCCCTTCAGCCTCCACGGTCAGCCAGTCGAGTAACTCCAATTGGGCACCCAAATAGATCTGGGGAACAGCCAGGGTTTCACTGAAATCTTCACGCAATCCGGAAGCGTCCTGACGAATCTCGGCCTCCAGATCCACTATGCGCACGTTGAGGCCGATATCCACATTGAGCCTGTCCAGGGTCGCGGTTCGCAAAAATGGCAGGCCATAAAACAGGGCGACATCGTACTGATCGAAGGTCATCTTGGAGTAGAAGGGAATGTTGGCATCGAAATCCTCGTCACCGAACGAAAAAGCGACATCCTTTTCACCGGTACCGTCGAATTCCGTCGGTGATCCCACCAGGTAGATGTTGGGGAAAAAAAGCGGCATATCGATCTTGACGCGGCCATGAATGCGCAATTCGTCGCCATAGTCCAGATCGTCTTCAACATCCAGATAATCGTTGTTGTTCGTCGCCTCATAGGCCAGGTCGCCGCTGGGGTTCTGCTGCCAGCCGCCCAGCGCCGCCTCGACCCCGTATGCATGGGCCGTCGACAGACTCAACGCCCATACCAGCAGGACCACCCCTATCGTTCTTTGTTTCAACATGCTCGCCTCCTTCCAGATTTCGGTGAATAGACTCGTGGAACCGCCTCTTTATCGGCTCGAATCCGCATCTTCTTTAGGGTCAGAGGAAGTGTGCGATTTAAAAAACCGAGCGGTGGTCTTGCTGATCAGGAAGTGGAGGCTCAAGGTGAAGGCAATCAAGCTTGCGGCGGAAAAAAACAGCAGGAGAGTTTGATGTCTCACGGCATATACGAGAATGGCGGAGAAGAGCAGGGCCATGGCGCTGGCCATCATTCCGATCATCCGCGACCAGTTCTGGGCTCTAAGCATGAAGAAAGTGAGCAATCCGATGGCGATCGCCATTTTTCCGAGCCAGCTTTTGTCGGCGGTCCAGAGATAATAATCTGTAAGCAGACAACCCCAGCCAAGCAACCAGAACGCAATCGCCTTTTTTGCCGTGACCGGCATCTGTTCAAGGCTGAGCAGCCCTAAATTCATCGGCAGACTCCTTTTCCCCTTAATCGCCACTGCGCACGATCAGCCTTTGCCCGGGCTGAAGGATATCGTCTTTTTTCATTCGGTTCATTTCAAGCAATTTGTCGATTCCGATATTGTAGCGTTTGCTGATACTGTAAAACGTATCCCCGGCGGCAATGGTGTGGTAGCCGATGTTGCCCGTGGCAGCTCCATTCGATTTCGTTTCCGGGTTGGCTTCGGTAGCTGCCTTGAGCGGTGCCCGTTGGTTTTTGCTGACTTGCTTCTGTAAAGTTTCAAGGCTCATGGTCAGATGGTCCATGCGCAGAGACATGGATGCTTCGGTGCGATCAAAGCGATCCTTGAATTTTTCAAATGATTTTGCCTGTTCCCAGATACGGGTAACCTTCTCGTCGATGGCTTCATATTTATCCAAACGTTCTTCCAGACGCTGCACCTTCTCTTCCATAGCCACCAATTGACGATTGGCAGAATCATCGTTTTTGTTTAGTAGAAGCATTAACAGGGCTGTTACCGATGTGATAATGGCAAGCCCCAGGAGAATATAAATGACTTGGGTCGCCCCCAATTTGCTGCGCTTCGAAGGATCCTTCGCGGTCGACCAGGGTGAATATTGCTCTTCGTCGAAATACTCTTCTTTTGGTTTCTCTTCGCGATCGCTCATTTCATCGGATTCTTTCCATTTCATGCTCTCACCTCCAAACCTCCGGAGTATCTCTACCGCTTGATGTCAATCGAACACCATTTGAAGGAACGCCAATAACCGCTATCGTTCGGTAATCCAGAATGACCGCAAAGCAGCGCCGGAGGGATAACACCTTCGACAAGCACGGCTTGCCGAAATGGGAACTGCCCGCGTTTTTTCTATATAGACCATTTTATTTAATCGCATCAAGCACAAACATGCCAAGAAATGCAATGTTGCGACATCGATGCTTTTGAAGTATGTAGCCCACCATGGACCAGACAAGCCGCACCAGCTCCCATCGCCCTGATGGCAAACACACAGGAGCCGACATGAAACAACACAGCCATGAGTTTATCGAAATCTATGACGGGATGGTCGGGTTCGGGTTTGATCGTGAAACCGATGAGAATACGGTGGTCTACTATCTTCAGAAATTTTCAGATGATCGTCTCATGGCGGTATTAAAGAAAAGAATGACAGACGAAGATCTTACGGCCCTGTTTGAACTACTGTCGTTGTTGCTGCACAAGCACCTGACCGAACAAGAGTATCATCGCCTCTTTTTGAAAGAAGATCATCCCTGATCCTCGCCCTGCGTCGGGCCATCCATCCTGACGATCGTAGCGACTTCATTGTCTGCAGAGGACCGTCAGCGACGATCATGATGGACGTGATCAACTCGCAATGCGTTCCTGGGTCAGGTGCGTCACTTCTTCTATCAGAGCCCGCACCGCAAACGGCTTTTGCAGTACACGATCGAACTCGCTGTTTTGCAACAGCCAAGGCGTGCCGGACACACCGATGACAGGGGTATCTTGCCGTTTCGATTGCCGGATGTGATGAACCACCGAATGGCCGTCCGCGTCCGGCATACGCACATCAGTGATGACCAGATCATATGCACCTTGATCGAACTTTTTCATGCCGATGGCGCCGCTTTCGGCCGTATCGACCGTGTAATCCAGCACGTGCAATACCTGCTGGAGCAGATCGCGAATTAATTTTTCGTCATCGATGACCAACACGACCCCCATGTTCCACCCCTTATGAACAGATCTTGCCTAACGCTTGAACGGCTATAACAATTTTGCGCATTATATAGTGCCGGATTTAAATGTCAAACACAATATATGGTTAAATTGCGCCGATCTAAAAGCGGGCTGGTTGGGGGCGGACACTCAACAGGCATGATCGAGAGGGGGCCGGCATGTTGCCGTAGCATGGGTATGTCATTTCGGTCCCTTCAGTGTTCCTCAGACCTGGGCGGCATTACCTTTTTGCGCATCCATCAGACCTTATATTTCCCAAAGTCCTCGGGTGAAAGATTTTCCAGATATTCCGCCCACTTCTTCCCCTCCTCACTTTGGTCGAGCACCTCCACGGCCCCCTCGCCCCGCTTGGATTTCTCGATCACCTTCTCGTCGACGTAAATCGGGGCTTCAAATCGCAACGCAATAGCAATGGCATCGCTGGGGCGTGCGTCGAGGGTAAAGGATTGGGCTTCGCCGTCAAAGTGAATCAGCGCAAAGAATGTGTTGTCTCTCAGATCGCAAACCTCCACCTTGGAAACCCGGATGTTGAGGTGCTCACTGAAATTTTTGAAAAGATCGTGGGTCATGGGGCGCTCGAACTGGATCTCTTGAAGGACAGAGGCAATCGATGTGGCCTCCAGCAATCCGATCCAAATGGGTATGGTTTGGTCACCCGCTTCGGTTTTCAGAATGATGATTGGCGTATTGGAGGTGGGGTCCATGGTTAGTCCCGCTACGTTGGCTTTATGCAGCATGGGTCTATTCTCCTTTCGCCACAGATTCGGCGGGGGATGAAATGATGTGCCCCCACAGACTATGCGACATCGCTTTTTCTATCATGATCGCCAGGGTGTGCCCTGTCAACCTCTCATTCAAACCGCCGGTGGAACCTGCCGAGGCAAAATGAACGATTTTATTGGTTCCGGTCCGGCCGGCCCAGTGGTCGACCGCACCCCGATCATCGGGCATCCCCTCTTCCGGGTGGTGCGGTCCGGTTTTTCCCAAACCATCCACCAGAACCTTTTGCACGGTACCCACCAGGGCCTGATTCTTCTGGGCGGTGAAGCCGTCCTGTAAGGCCAACACGGCCTGAAGGCGTTCTTTTTTCTCGGCTTCTGCAATTTTATGGTCGAAGTGCGCCGCCGGCACATTGGGTCGATCCGAATAGATAAACGCAAACAGGCCATCGTATTGCACCTGCCGGATTAAATCCAGCGTCAGTTGAAAATCGCTTTCCGTTTCACCGGGGAAGCCTACGATAATGTCGGAAGTGATGGCAATCGAAGGCAGGAGCCGCCTTAGCCGTTCAACTTTTTCCAAATATTGGTCTCGGGTATATCGCCGGTTCATTCGTTTCAACACGGCGTCCGAACCGGACTGAACCGGCAGGTGAATGTGAGGGCACAACTTATCGAGCGAATTGAAGGCGGCCATCAACTCCTGGGAAAGATCCTTGGGATGCGACGTCGTAAAGCGAATGCGCCCCAGGCCATCGATGCCGTTGACCATGGCCAGAAGTTGGTCAAATCGGCACAACCCCTCTTTTTGGCCGTAGCTGTTCACATTCTGTCCTAAAAGGGTCACTTCCCGAACTCCGTTGGCGACCAATCCACGGATCTCGGTCAAGATCTCTTCGGGCGGCCGGCTCGACTCCCGGCCCCTCACGTAGGGAACGACACAGTAAGTGCAATAGTTGTCGCAGCCC
This Desulfatitalea tepidiphila DNA region includes the following protein-coding sequences:
- a CDS encoding P-loop NTPase; its protein translation is MAVGESLGRIKYKFIVMSGKGGVGKTSTAVNLAIALARKGAKVGLIDVDLHGPDVPRMLGFDGILEVGDTNKIIPMRYSDRLSAVSIESLVERKDDAIIWRGPVKHSVIQQFIGQVAWGDLDFLVVDAPPGTGDEPLTVAQSIRDARAIIVTTPQEVALADVRKSINFCRTVKMDIYGLIENMSGFHCPHCDCVLDLFGSGGGERTASEMGIPFLGRIPFEPQMVSCGDTGKGFQEAFPDSPVTQAYERIAQGMIEKYSINPA
- a CDS encoding LysM peptidoglycan-binding domain-containing protein, encoding MKWKESDEMSDREEKPKEEYFDEEQYSPWSTAKDPSKRSKLGATQVIYILLGLAIITSVTALLMLLLNKNDDSANRQLVAMEEKVQRLEERLDKYEAIDEKVTRIWEQAKSFEKFKDRFDRTEASMSLRMDHLTMSLETLQKQVSKNQRAPLKAATEANPETKSNGAATGNIGYHTIAAGDTFYSISKRYNIGIDKLLEMNRMKKDDILQPGQRLIVRSGD
- a CDS encoding response regulator — translated: MGVVLVIDDEKLIRDLLQQVLHVLDYTVDTAESGAIGMKKFDQGAYDLVITDVRMPDADGHSVVHHIRQSKRQDTPVIGVSGTPWLLQNSEFDRVLQKPFAVRALIEEVTHLTQERIAS
- a CDS encoding prepilin peptidase, yielding MGVTPLLLHLYAFVIGLCIGSFLNVCIYRIPAELSIVRPASACPGCGMPIRWYDNIPVISYLLLRGRCRTCNNSISPRYPMVELLCGLFALAVTLRFGWHLQSLIYFLFIAALLVITFIDIDHRIIPDVISLPGIPIGFAASFLLPQVTWQASLLGIIIGGGCLYAVAWGYRLVTGKDGMGGGDIKLLAMIGAFIGWQGVLFTIMASSFAGTVVGLIMMIQQRKGMKLAVPFGPFLAVGAILYLFWGPRLIQWYLGLL
- a CDS encoding TIGR04219 family outer membrane beta-barrel protein; translated protein: MLKQRTIGVVLLVWALSLSTAHAYGVEAALGGWQQNPSGDLAYEATNNNDYLDVEDDLDYGDELRIHGRVKIDMPLFFPNIYLVGSPTEFDGTGEKDVAFSFGDEDFDANIPFYSKMTFDQYDVALFYGLPFLRTATLDRLNVDIGLNVRIVDLEAEIRQDASGLREDFSETLAVPQIYLGAQLELLDWLTVEAEGRGISISDSSMYSVIGRLRFNMFGPAFVAAGYRYDKIDVDEDDLDAEFTLQGPFAEVGINF
- a CDS encoding protein kinase domain-containing protein, giving the protein MKRIGRYIIRGLIGRGGMAKIFKVELPGIGKISALKYFDPDPLTEKLLGENRLRDLFVTEARTMAGLNHPNIVAIQDFDEHEEKPFYVMEFFANNLGTMIGESYRTEKPSRRIAVHKALEYTRQTLNGLACMHDAGIYHRDIKPFNLLVTAWDTIRICDFGLSKLRGESFDGPANLNVGSPYYAAPEQEKNPDAADQRADLYAVGMMFYRMLTGVLPLHAPGHKSYRPPSRLNSDLDNHWDHFIDRSISVDPGDRFPDSPSMLQALDKLARHWQDQMEIACRLPSPDPPPPSDAVDKVRLPLRHAPLKVYPRQAGRVFGLDRLWRPKTYLRPDYNMKPDGQIVEDRSTGLIWQRSGSKTCLGWQQAAGYVDHLNREAFGGRRDWRLPTVDELISLLRPPQETQQLCIAPLFDTHQRWIWSSDRRSFIAAYYVDIELGFVGWQDFSAPFYVRAVCSVE
- a CDS encoding metallophosphoesterase family protein — protein: MRIAILSDIHGNYDALQKVLADATLAHVDSLICLGDCIGYGPEPEAVIQEVRRLEIPSILGNHEMAALDPSHLDWFNPLARRSLEQTIRMLSEDSLNYIRQLPFYRIVSQARFVHGYPPDSAQTYIFQKSAPELRKTFETMAERLCFVGHTHTLEIIRYDGRQVDRTLLGQGKTNMADDLSYIINVGSVGQPRDGTHHAKYVIWDLSEKSIEVRFVAYDIASTVAKIKAAGLPESHANRLWK
- a CDS encoding DUF294 nucleotidyltransferase-like domain-containing protein, yielding MHQEIKEYVQTLPHFGMLPPAEQDRLAENAIPKTLSAGMLLAEQGKTPIQHIYLIKQGQISLHKEQAGDTQLVGYIKSGEVFGGITLLMNGGVSLRTVRVDQDTESYLIPKEIFLDLSARYKPFYDYFVENFSKHIFDPSLDALIASGQAKYFLSEVAPFSFLPDEELDRVVPHLSLVFQAKGTVLFSQGTTRLGYLYILQRGSAERYYERDGKKTIHEILSEGDIYGGISMLVNDGMSVRTLEVIEDSYFYLLPKSIFMKLCAEFPEFSEFFTDTFGKRMLDKSYSAIIARSTAPPDEDLQLFQQAVGQLYNAAPVFGTPDMTIKEAAQRMRLEKSTYIIIPESKRHAAGIITDSDLAFKVIASGYDIQRKAVEVMSTPLRTISDQAMVFEALMSMMQSDIKHLAVTNAESRLVGILSHRELVLSQGQSPLFLLRNISRAENLEEIIKQQRRLPDLVKNLISSGAEARHVNRLISTVSDTILKKILGFVLQEMGPPPCAFAFMVMGSEGRGEQTLKTDQDNAIVFEDGDDERIAEVRPYFLTLGKKVCQMLDSAGYSLCKGDVMAQNPQWCQPLAQWKAYFLKWIHAAQAEDLLQASIFFDFSYGYGDRQLIDELRRHLHDAIGRWSGFLRYMTENALHFKPPLGFFGGFVVESKGEHRNAFDIKSAMMPVVDFARIYALKHGIEATSTLERLQQLHRQEVLTQEEYEELQKAYSFLMQLRFGRQVTAVIDQKVPPDNFINPKRLTRIEQTMLKEIFKRIEKFQAKMNFDFVGIA